The genomic DNA CAAAAGCATGGCTGCCGATCCGATCGTTTTTGCGATGGCGAATCCCAATCCGGAGATTCGCCCGGAGCTCGCCAATGGGCACGTCGCGGTGATGGCGACGGGGCGTTCGGACCATCCCAATCAGATCAATAACGTGTTGTGCTTCCCGGGATTGTTCCGCGGCGTCTTGGATGTTCGCGCCAGCGAGGTCAACGACGCGATGAAAGTCGCGGCGGCCAAAGCGATCGCCGACATCATCACCGACGATGAACGCTGTAGCGATTACATTATCCCCAGCGTCTTCGATCGACGCGTTGCCGCCGCGGTCGCCAAAGCGGTAGCGGATGCTGCAGCCGAGACCGGCGTGGCTCGGCGTCGTCCCAAAAATTCTGCTGTCGGGCTGTAGAAAGCCAGCGGTTGTCCCGGTGCGGTTGGCACCGGGACCTCTCGGAATCGCAGACGCTTCCGAGCTGGCGATGGTTCCGCTGTGAGAAATCGCATTCGCGGCGGAGCATCGAAGGCTCGCCACGAACGAAAAAAAGGGACAGGTCGAAACCTGTCCCTTTGATTCATTTTTGTTTTGTGATTGGCGGATCGCCAATCGCCGCGATCGCTACGACTTGTTGGTTGGCGTTTCCGAAGCCTCGCCCTTGTTGCTGTCGTCGTATTTCGCTTCGGGCAACTCTTCCTTGGCGCGAACCAAGCTGTGGTCGACTGCGAAGTCGCGATCGTTGCCGGATCCGTCTTCTTTCTTCTCGGCCTTCTCTTTGGTAACCGTCGCGTCGGCAGTGATCATTTCGATCACCTTGCGTTCGACGATTTGGTTCCGCAGAGCGTCCATCTGCCCCGATTTTTCCAGGCGAGCACGGACGCGGCGTTCGGGCTGGTCGCTCTGTTCAGCGATCAGCGCGATTTCATCGTCATAATCGCTTGGTGCTGCATCGATGTCTTGATCGTCAGCGATCTTCTCTAGGATGAAGTGCTCACGCAGTGCCGCTTCGGTCTGGGCTTGAGCATTTTGTCGCGCCATGTTGACCATGTTGCGAATGTCTTCTTCCTGGAAACCGCTGCGACGCATTTCGAGGATTTGACGTTCCAGTTCGCGTCGCGTTTGGCGACGAACGAGATCTGGAGGCAATTCCCAGTTGGCGTCTTCGGTCAGGGTTTTGGTGATTTGGCTACGCAGCGAACGCTGGCGACGGTAGTCGATCTGGCGTTGCAGGCTCTCGGCGATGAACTTGCGAAGTTCTTCTTCGGTTTCGAAATCGCCAAGCTCTTCGAGAACCGCTGGAGTCAGTTCGGCAACTTCATTGCGGCTGACTTCGATGACATTGAATTCGGCTTCGATTTCTTTGCCACCCAATTCAGGATGAGCTTCTTGGCTGACGGTCACCTTGCCGGTGCGGGTTTCGCCTTCGCGAACACCTTCCATCAACTTACCAAACTCTTCGCAACGGCCGTCGGGGAAGCTAAGTCCCGAGACCAATTCGACGCGTTCCTCTTCCATTTCGGAAAGGACTTCGCCTTCGTTGCGGAAGGTCGCGGTAACCAGCAGGCGATCGCCCATCTTGGCTGCGTCGTCGACAGCTTCGTACTTCGAGTAGCGAGACATTACGCGAGCGACCGAGGCGTCGATTGCTTCGTCGTCGACTTGTTCGTCCGGTTCGGTCAGGCTGAGGCCCTTCCATTGCGGCGTATCGAATTCGGGACGGACTTCGACTTTGAATTCAAAGCGGAAATCGCCGCTCTCGGGCAGTTCGACCGATTCGAAATCGAAATCGGGTTCGCTGATCGCCGAGAAAGCTTGCTCTTCGGTCACTTGGCCCAGGCTGTCCATCAACAGCTGACCTTTGACCTGGTCGGCAACGCGTTCCTTGAACTGCTTTTCAACCAGTTTGCGCGGCGCGCGGCCAGCGCGAAAAC from Rosistilla oblonga includes the following:
- the tig gene encoding trigger factor, yielding MSTTDAPSSSENTEATKLTLTVEVDAPQTCLRHVVVTVSRGDVERYLKNAYDELAPEASVPGFRAGRAPRKLVEKQFKERVADQVKGQLLMDSLGQVTEEQAFSAISEPDFDFESVELPESGDFRFEFKVEVRPEFDTPQWKGLSLTEPDEQVDDEAIDASVARVMSRYSKYEAVDDAAKMGDRLLVTATFRNEGEVLSEMEEERVELVSGLSFPDGRCEEFGKLMEGVREGETRTGKVTVSQEAHPELGGKEIEAEFNVIEVSRNEVAELTPAVLEELGDFETEEELRKFIAESLQRQIDYRRQRSLRSQITKTLTEDANWELPPDLVRRQTRRELERQILEMRRSGFQEEDIRNMVNMARQNAQAQTEAALREHFILEKIADDQDIDAAPSDYDDEIALIAEQSDQPERRVRARLEKSGQMDALRNQIVERKVIEMITADATVTKEKAEKKEDGSGNDRDFAVDHSLVRAKEELPEAKYDDSNKGEASETPTNKS